Proteins found in one Helicobacter kayseriensis genomic segment:
- a CDS encoding phage Gp37/Gp68 family protein — protein sequence MKKTKIEWTESVWNPTIGCNKVSNGCKNCYAEVMAKRLQAMGNPDYKNGFAFTMLPHRLDEPKKNKKPTLYFVNSMSDLFHEKMDIAFLDQVMQVITDTPQHQYQILTKRPKRMREYFLSHPIPQNAWLGTTVESSKVKHRIKEITDLPAKVKWLSCEPLLDDLGNLDLDGIDWVIVGGESGNNARAMQEQWVLNIQKQCQDQKVAFFFKQWGAYGSDGKRRSKKENGSLFQGKEMKEYPKDFKRRGL from the coding sequence ATGAAGAAAACAAAAATTGAATGGACTGAAAGCGTTTGGAATCCCACAATTGGATGCAACAAAGTAAGCAATGGTTGTAAGAATTGCTATGCCGAAGTAATGGCAAAACGCTTGCAAGCGATGGGAAATCCTGACTATAAAAATGGTTTTGCTTTCACGATGCTTCCGCATCGACTAGATGAACCAAAAAAGAATAAAAAGCCAACTTTGTATTTTGTTAATTCTATGAGTGATTTATTTCATGAAAAAATGGATATTGCTTTTTTAGATCAAGTGATGCAGGTCATTACAGATACCCCTCAACATCAATACCAAATTCTCACCAAACGCCCAAAAAGAATGAGAGAATATTTTCTCTCTCATCCTATCCCTCAAAATGCTTGGCTTGGAACAACAGTAGAATCAAGCAAGGTAAAACATAGAATCAAAGAAATTACAGATTTACCTGCAAAAGTCAAATGGCTTTCTTGTGAACCACTTCTTGATGATTTGGGGAATTTGGATTTAGATGGGATTGATTGGGTAATTGTAGGGGGAGAGAGCGGAAACAATGCAAGAGCAATGCAAGAGCAATGGGTTTTAAATATCCAAAAACAATGTCAAGATCAAAAAGTCGCTTTCTTCTTCAAACAATGGGGGGCTTATGGAAGTGATGGAAAAAGAAGAAGCAAGAAAGAAAATGGATCTTTGTTTCAAGGCAAGGAAATGAAAGAATATCCTAAAGATTTTAAGAGGAGAGGTTTGTGA
- the tcmP gene encoding three-Cys-motif partner protein TcmP, giving the protein MSCIDDKKYKSKKEATQKNVLHHSKAKLDFYKNYLRLYLKILSQTQYCDEIIIFDVCCGMGIYDNGEKGSAILSYDIAYKLVEEKDKQISFYFNDKQQKNIDRIKTYIDKKEKNQKIKVNYYSIDYVEMFEEILQILKTKQNRYKTMIFIDPYGYKNINKNVIDRLMEGNKNEIVLFLPIAQMYRFSKAKEKTSEDDRLLCESLEDFLCSFFSNKEHPIRSGECKNQIEFITHIKEAMRDENTYSCSYHIEAEKKQYYALFYLTKHIYGLEKAVEIKWKLDKDLGQGYNKENRNLFFDLEIEEKKEQFFSNFKKNLSEFLKTYRNNNDIFKFSLTQEVKLSECGKILQEWYEEGRLDFISDKRKKKTTFYLGYNYYKEGQILYKVRYEENKN; this is encoded by the coding sequence ATGTCGTGTATTGATGATAAAAAATACAAAAGCAAAAAAGAAGCAACACAAAAAAATGTATTGCATCATTCAAAGGCAAAGCTTGATTTTTATAAGAATTATCTAAGGCTTTATCTAAAAATCCTTTCTCAAACACAATATTGCGATGAGATTATTATATTTGATGTTTGCTGTGGTATGGGGATTTATGACAATGGAGAAAAGGGGAGTGCTATTCTCTCTTATGACATTGCTTATAAATTAGTAGAAGAAAAAGATAAGCAGATTAGTTTTTATTTTAATGATAAACAACAAAAGAATATTGACAGAATAAAAACCTATATAGACAAAAAAGAGAAAAACCAAAAAATCAAGGTTAATTATTATTCAATAGATTATGTAGAGATGTTTGAAGAGATACTTCAAATACTAAAAACAAAACAAAATCGATACAAGACTATGATTTTTATTGACCCTTATGGATATAAGAATATCAACAAAAATGTTATAGATAGACTTATGGAAGGAAATAAAAATGAAATAGTATTATTTTTACCAATCGCTCAAATGTATCGTTTCTCAAAAGCAAAGGAAAAGACTTCAGAAGATGATAGGTTGTTGTGTGAATCTTTGGAAGATTTCCTTTGTAGCTTCTTTTCAAACAAAGAACACCCCATCAGATCGGGAGAGTGTAAAAATCAAATTGAATTTATCACACACATCAAAGAAGCAATGAGAGATGAAAATACTTATAGCTGTAGCTACCACATTGAAGCCGAAAAGAAACAGTATTATGCATTATTTTATCTCACAAAACATATTTATGGACTTGAGAAAGCTGTGGAAATCAAATGGAAATTAGACAAGGATTTGGGACAAGGGTATAACAAGGAAAACCGAAATCTTTTTTTTGATTTAGAGATTGAGGAAAAAAAGGAACAATTTTTTTCAAACTTTAAAAAAAATCTGTCTGAGTTCCTCAAGACCTATCGGAACAATAATGACATTTTTAAATTTTCTCTTACGCAAGAAGTTAAACTCTCTGAATGTGGAAAAATTCTGCAAGAATGGTATGAAGAAGGAAGATTAGATTTTATCTCTGATAAACGCAAGAAAAAAACAACCTTTTATCTAGGTTACAACTATTATAAAGAAGGACAGATTCTCTACAAGGTTCGCTATGAAGAAAACAAAAATTGA
- a CDS encoding site-specific DNA-methyltransferase, translating to MIDKKEAQKKGLNIIDSTKENNPLKSILEKHFPDTLSEGQVNLKALAMLLGLDSHSNTQGYELTFTGKGLANTLYTTPVEYELSEEVERSKERESTENSIIIGDNLDVLKILKSAYYEKIKMIYIDPPYNTKNENFIYPDDFRKDYKKILREVGLLEIDEEGNEIESKTLQTFRNITGSRSHSGWLSFMLPRLKLARDLLREDGVIFVSIDENEQANLKILCDEIFGEENFVAQVAWQNLDTIKNDSKYFSTNHENILVYAKNILLVEIHGIKKTEKQRAYYKNYDSDDRGDYLLTPLHAKSGTEKSIYQYTFGNGQIWTPPSGTYPRYSKEHLKELENDNRIFLDPEGKKAPQRKTFWSETGDRMPPVSFWKYEDFGSTRQSNQELSNILTKGIFQNPKPVKLVYKILEMVSKQDDIILDFFAGSGTTAQAVMELNAEDGGNRKFILVQLPEEIKEDKNKTAYNFVRNKLGRSEPKISDITIERVNRAGDKLRDESGEEFSVDIGYHVYSLREKAKLSDKGSIIPHSANITPSDIARNLALFAGKPLHIPLEELVKDKLFACEDILCVVGIDKEVELKILEDKNKAIFIDGYGTYTLESFLNLNIPSDERVNVVY from the coding sequence ATGATCGATAAAAAAGAAGCCCAAAAAAAAGGACTAAATATCATCGATAGCACGAAAGAAAATAATCCCTTGAAATCCATACTAGAAAAACACTTCCCTGACACTCTCAGCGAGGGGCAAGTCAATCTCAAAGCTCTTGCTATGCTTTTGGGACTTGATTCTCACTCCAACACTCAAGGCTATGAGCTCACTTTCACAGGCAAAGGCTTAGCCAATACTCTCTACACCACACCAGTAGAATATGAGCTAAGCGAAGAAGTAGAGAGAAGCAAAGAAAGAGAATCTACAGAGAACTCAATCATCATCGGTGATAATCTTGATGTGCTAAAAATCCTCAAATCTGCCTACTATGAAAAGATCAAAATGATCTATATCGACCCACCCTATAACACCAAAAACGAAAATTTCATCTATCCCGATGATTTTAGAAAAGACTACAAAAAAATCTTGCGTGAAGTGGGATTACTTGAGATTGATGAAGAAGGCAATGAAATAGAGAGCAAAACACTTCAGACTTTTAGAAATATCACGGGTTCAAGAAGTCATAGTGGATGGCTTAGCTTTATGCTCCCACGCCTCAAACTTGCTAGGGATTTGCTCCGTGAGGATGGAGTAATATTTGTCTCTATTGATGAGAACGAACAAGCCAATCTTAAGATTCTGTGTGATGAGATTTTTGGAGAAGAGAATTTTGTAGCACAAGTTGCCTGGCAAAACCTTGATACAATCAAAAACGATTCTAAATATTTTTCAACAAATCACGAAAATATTTTAGTGTATGCAAAAAACATTCTTCTAGTAGAAATCCATGGAATCAAAAAAACAGAAAAGCAAAGAGCATACTATAAGAACTATGATAGTGACGATCGAGGAGATTATTTATTGACACCACTCCACGCGAAAAGTGGAACTGAAAAATCAATCTATCAATACACATTTGGCAATGGGCAAATTTGGACTCCACCAAGTGGAACTTATCCCAGATATTCAAAAGAGCATCTCAAAGAATTAGAAAATGACAATAGAATTTTTCTAGATCCTGAAGGCAAAAAAGCTCCGCAAAGAAAAACTTTTTGGAGTGAAACAGGTGATCGAATGCCCCCAGTATCATTTTGGAAATATGAAGATTTCGGAAGTACTCGTCAATCAAATCAAGAATTGTCCAACATATTAACCAAAGGGATTTTTCAAAATCCAAAACCTGTAAAATTAGTTTATAAAATCTTAGAAATGGTCTCAAAACAGGATGACATTATCCTTGACTTCTTTGCAGGGAGTGGGACAACAGCACAAGCAGTAATGGAGCTCAATGCAGAAGATGGAGGGAATCGTAAATTTATCCTAGTCCAACTTCCCGAAGAGATCAAAGAAGATAAAAACAAAACAGCCTATAATTTTGTGAGAAACAAGCTAGGTAGAAGTGAACCAAAGATTAGCGACATTACGATTGAGAGAGTAAATCGTGCAGGAGATAAGCTAAGGGATGAAAGTGGTGAGGAATTTAGCGTAGATATAGGCTATCATGTGTATTCTCTAAGAGAAAAAGCAAAGCTAAGTGATAAGGGAAGTATCATCCCCCATAGTGCCAACATCACTCCTTCTGATATTGCTAGGAATCTTGCACTCTTTGCAGGCAAGCCTTTACATATCCCACTAGAAGAGCTTGTCAAAGATAAGCTTTTTGCATGTGAAGATATCCTCTGTGTGGTGGGGATTGATAAAGAAGTAGAATTAAAGATTTTAGAAGATAAAAACAAAGCTATTTTCATCGATGGCTATGGCACTTACACTTTGGAATCCTTCCTCAACCTCAACATCCCCAGTGATGAGCGTGTAAATGTCGTGTATTGA
- a CDS encoding DEAD/DEAH box helicase family protein, with protein MIFETQQYQQDCINNIIALLKNFDFDTHSVQSLQECFKAFYTQNPQPIQTLGERKNIDVLMETGTGKTFTYLNTIFELHKHYFQNKFIIFVPRKAIAESVKQNINLTKEYFYTQYSKHLKAYYYNDEKSLSQIINGYIKNEDELSVLILTNSSIDKGGEEKKGKPNLLRRQNEKLFNNKTILDNIIDLKPICFIDEPHLLKGEEFDKVFQSFQTLYFRFGATFPTEEPHNLSNLVYCLDSISAFREYLVKQINVHTLYENTLTPKLISSHPKEKYATFSYVLENIARKASVFFGEDIGEKLHYPQWKGKEILRGKANSIILSNSEEVHKLSTSYELDDSQLSNLIAKAIDLHFEKEEKLFKKGIKALCLFFIPHIDDFRGEIPRIKTIFEKLYIQKREQILANPNLSEDYKSYLAQDFNDKGELCVAEGYFSGDKGTKDDKEAEGVKLILEEKEKLLSIKTPLKFIFSVWALQEGWDNPNIFTLVKLASSATSTSRHQQIGRGLRLAVNQEGKRITYTYCNGDDNLFYDINALDVLISGEEGLFIEELQKEIEDTSFVFNHKTLHKNILCSQLYFTPDEAEDFIYHLRKRSKAIEATTREFYKCIKPIHEILRDEKEDFLEILREESYLRALDFFKPSSNKRNQTNDANRKKLTAGIKKELAEEFFTLWKSINQKAQIIYKDIQTKELMDNISRAFNSLSILPETTILISKTYNSQTSKIENTKEEVLSTKLYTDKSLLMNNFIEFAKSEKLPLSFLLQVYQVLDKNKFFINPKQSFQELKTIIQDEIHSSIIQSISYDFIQTQISSEDLLYDLQGKPKESILCEKLGRHIDEKSEPQEHYLYDKVVYDSQIELTAITQDPKHINDLTIQVYAKLPKFSIPTPYKNYEPDFAYLINTQDNQKIFLVCETKGYESERDIPPTEQKKIDYAKKFFQKLQEHLGESVKICFKTRINRQDLINLLQNITIQGEQMKGENK; from the coding sequence ATGATTTTTGAAACGCAACAATATCAGCAAGATTGTATTAATAATATCATTGCACTTCTAAAAAACTTTGACTTTGATACGCATAGCGTTCAAAGTTTACAGGAGTGTTTTAAGGCTTTTTATACGCAAAACCCTCAGCCTATCCAAACTCTTGGTGAGAGAAAAAATATTGATGTTTTGATGGAAACAGGGACGGGCAAAACTTTTACCTATCTCAATACGATTTTTGAACTCCACAAGCATTATTTTCAAAACAAATTTATTATTTTTGTCCCGCGTAAGGCCATTGCCGAATCTGTTAAGCAAAATATTAATCTTACAAAAGAGTATTTTTATACTCAATATTCCAAGCATCTCAAAGCTTATTATTATAATGATGAGAAATCCTTGAGTCAAATCATCAATGGCTATATCAAAAATGAAGATGAGCTCTCTGTATTGATTCTCACGAATAGTTCAATTGATAAAGGGGGCGAGGAGAAAAAAGGCAAGCCAAATCTTTTGCGACGTCAAAATGAAAAACTTTTTAACAATAAGACAATATTGGACAATATTATTGATCTTAAACCTATTTGCTTTATCGATGAGCCTCATTTGCTTAAAGGTGAGGAGTTTGATAAGGTATTTCAAAGTTTTCAAACGCTTTATTTTCGCTTTGGTGCAACATTCCCCACAGAAGAACCCCACAATCTAAGCAATCTTGTTTATTGTCTTGATAGTATTAGTGCTTTTAGAGAATACCTTGTCAAACAAATCAATGTTCATACTCTCTATGAAAATACACTCACTCCTAAACTTATTTCAAGCCACCCCAAAGAAAAATATGCGACCTTTTCTTATGTGCTTGAGAATATTGCGCGCAAGGCAAGTGTATTTTTTGGGGAGGATATTGGAGAGAAATTGCATTATCCACAATGGAAGGGTAAAGAAATCCTAAGAGGCAAAGCAAATTCTATCATTCTAAGTAATAGTGAAGAAGTCCATAAACTCTCTACTTCTTATGAGCTAGATGATTCTCAACTATCAAATCTCATTGCCAAAGCTATAGATTTGCATTTTGAAAAAGAAGAAAAACTTTTTAAAAAAGGAATAAAAGCACTTTGTTTGTTCTTTATCCCTCATATTGATGATTTTAGAGGAGAAATTCCAAGAATTAAAACTATCTTTGAAAAACTCTATATTCAAAAACGAGAACAAATTCTTGCAAACCCCAACCTCTCAGAAGACTACAAATCCTATCTAGCCCAAGACTTCAACGACAAAGGAGAACTCTGCGTAGCAGAAGGATATTTTAGTGGAGATAAAGGGACAAAAGATGATAAAGAAGCTGAAGGAGTAAAACTTATTCTAGAAGAAAAAGAAAAGCTTCTATCTATCAAAACCCCTCTAAAATTCATTTTTAGCGTTTGGGCTTTGCAAGAAGGATGGGATAACCCCAATATTTTTACTCTTGTTAAACTTGCAAGCTCTGCCACTTCTACAAGTCGTCATCAGCAAATTGGAAGAGGGCTGAGATTAGCTGTCAATCAAGAGGGAAAACGAATCACCTACACTTATTGCAATGGAGATGACAATCTCTTCTATGATATCAATGCACTTGATGTACTTATCAGCGGTGAAGAAGGATTGTTCATCGAAGAGCTACAAAAGGAGATTGAAGATACAAGCTTTGTTTTCAATCACAAAACCCTCCACAAAAACATTCTTTGCTCTCAACTTTATTTCACCCCCGATGAAGCCGAAGACTTTATCTATCATCTAAGAAAAAGAAGCAAGGCAATTGAGGCAACCACAAGAGAATTTTATAAGTGCATAAAACCAATCCACGAAATCCTTAGAGATGAAAAAGAAGACTTTTTAGAAATTCTAAGAGAGGAAAGCTATTTAAGAGCCCTAGATTTCTTTAAACCCTCCTCCAACAAACGCAACCAAACCAATGATGCCAATAGAAAAAAGCTCACAGCAGGGATAAAAAAAGAACTTGCAGAAGAATTTTTTACTCTATGGAAAAGTATCAATCAAAAAGCACAAATCATCTACAAAGATATTCAAACTAAGGAGCTTATGGATAATATCAGTAGGGCTTTCAATTCCCTCTCTATTCTCCCAGAAACTACCATCCTTATTTCCAAGACTTATAATTCCCAAACCAGTAAAATCGAAAATACTAAAGAAGAAGTGCTATCTACCAAGCTTTACACAGATAAGTCATTGTTGATGAATAACTTCATTGAGTTTGCTAAGAGCGAGAAACTCCCTCTTAGCTTTTTGCTTCAAGTCTATCAAGTCCTTGATAAAAACAAATTCTTTATAAACCCTAAGCAATCTTTCCAAGAACTCAAAACCATCATCCAAGATGAAATCCACTCCAGCATTATTCAAAGTATCTCTTATGATTTCATTCAAACTCAAATTAGCAGTGAAGATTTGCTCTATGATTTACAAGGTAAGCCAAAAGAGAGTATCCTTTGTGAAAAGCTAGGACGTCATATTGATGAAAAGAGTGAGCCACAAGAGCACTATCTCTATGATAAGGTCGTTTATGATAGTCAAATTGAGCTTACGGCCATCACCCAAGATCCTAAACATATCAACGACCTCACAATTCAAGTCTATGCCAAACTCCCCAAATTCTCTATCCCTACGCCTTACAAAAACTATGAGCCAGACTTTGCCTACCTCATCAACACTCAAGATAATCAAAAAATTTTCCTTGTTTGTGAAACAAAAGGCTATGAAAGCGAGAGGGATATCCCACCCACAGAACAAAAAAAGATCGACTATGCAAAGAAGTTTTTCCAAAAACTTCAAGAGCATTTGGGTGAGAGTGTGAAGATCTGCTTCAAAACACGCATCAATAGACAAGATCTTATAAATTTGCTTCAAAATATCACAATCCAAGGAGAACAAATGAAAGGAGAGAATAAATGA
- the xseA gene encoding exodeoxyribonuclease VII large subunit, with translation MQKPLSVFELNAQIKSILEETFLSVFVEGEISNLTIHSSGHIYFSLKDSQSSIACVLFRGNAQHLKLELKEGLHVEVIGGLSVYPPRGNYQILCKQILSSKIGNLALAYENLKQKLHSQGYFQNKKPLPPFPKKVALITSATGAALQDMLKIANKRWRLTEFIIINTLVQGEGAKLSIAQNIALADSLEGIDCIVLARGGGSQEDLWAFNEEMVADAIYHAKTPIISAIGHESDVLISDFVADCRAPTPSGAMELLLPDQVQWLYALEELREKFSQAFRKILGHKSLLLSSLQDQYKFANHSYKIQLQEKECHQIKQMLQLKIQTILKNKTQESHMLISQFHSFQLFQHFEKTLDSLQHSLALHNPSQKCKNGYAQITKNGKVFNLEEIQEEEIFELTSPKITIKAQRLPKD, from the coding sequence ATGCAAAAGCCTCTTAGTGTTTTTGAGCTCAATGCACAAATCAAATCCATCTTGGAAGAAACCTTTTTGTCCGTATTTGTTGAGGGTGAGATCAGCAATCTCACTATCCATTCAAGTGGTCACATTTATTTTAGTCTCAAAGATTCTCAAAGCTCTATTGCTTGCGTCCTCTTTAGGGGCAATGCCCAACACCTCAAACTTGAGCTCAAAGAAGGCCTTCATGTCGAAGTGATAGGAGGACTTAGTGTCTATCCTCCAAGGGGGAATTATCAAATTCTCTGCAAGCAAATCCTTTCCTCAAAAATCGGAAATCTCGCACTTGCCTATGAAAATCTCAAGCAAAAACTCCACTCTCAAGGCTATTTTCAAAACAAAAAACCCCTCCCCCCTTTTCCCAAAAAAGTTGCACTCATTACTTCTGCTACAGGAGCAGCCTTGCAAGATATGCTCAAAATTGCAAACAAACGCTGGAGATTGACAGAATTTATCATCATCAACACTCTAGTGCAAGGAGAAGGAGCAAAACTCTCTATCGCTCAAAATATCGCCTTGGCCGATTCTCTAGAGGGCATTGATTGTATTGTATTGGCTCGTGGAGGGGGAAGCCAAGAAGATCTTTGGGCATTCAATGAAGAAATGGTGGCAGATGCCATTTATCATGCCAAAACCCCCATTATTTCTGCTATTGGGCATGAAAGCGATGTGCTTATTAGCGATTTTGTAGCGGATTGTCGAGCTCCAACTCCAAGTGGAGCTATGGAGCTTTTACTCCCAGATCAAGTGCAATGGCTCTATGCCCTTGAAGAATTAAGAGAAAAATTTAGCCAAGCTTTTAGGAAAATTTTGGGGCACAAATCCCTTCTTCTCTCATCCCTTCAAGATCAATATAAATTTGCCAACCATTCTTATAAAATCCAACTTCAAGAAAAAGAATGCCATCAAATCAAACAAATGCTTCAGCTCAAAATCCAGACTATCTTAAAAAACAAAACACAAGAATCCCATATGCTCATCTCACAATTTCACTCTTTTCAACTCTTCCAGCATTTTGAAAAAACGCTTGATTCTCTCCAGCACTCTCTTGCTCTACACAACCCATCACAAAAATGCAAAAATGGCTATGCTCAAATTACAAAAAATGGAAAAGTGTTTAATTTGGAAGAAATACAAGAAGAAGAGATTTTTGAGCTTACAAGCCCAAAAATCACCATCAAGGCCCAAAGACTACCAAAGGACTAA
- a CDS encoding ankyrin repeat domain-containing protein codes for MRRIVFLCCVTLGLLMANRWDAYLFSDDYTTVRQGIKLGGDLNSRWRGMTPLYNACRSGWGDIVELMISRGADINAKSYGETALLKVTGRKVNDVTLAKILLGNGAKVNVQDSQGNTPLYHAIMNKNGKMIKLLLDNGADMYIKNKRGDSPARFILSKKSMPSVSFEKEDLMLSAQSFLLGRSAVTIGVVNKTAQFMKVSQIAVYFNGKLVGELQVNQNIAPRATVPNVGVIKLPTSIYQSFKISEEGRSDVKYGLAIEYSLDGSSKSFEDSKNVELVLW; via the coding sequence ATGAGACGCATTGTGTTTTTGTGTTGTGTGACATTGGGACTATTGATGGCAAATCGCTGGGATGCTTATTTGTTCAGCGATGACTATACGACTGTAAGACAGGGAATCAAGCTAGGAGGAGATCTCAATTCACGCTGGAGGGGAATGACTCCTCTTTATAATGCCTGTCGTAGTGGATGGGGAGATATTGTGGAGCTTATGATTAGCCGTGGTGCTGATATCAATGCAAAGAGTTATGGAGAAACAGCATTGTTAAAAGTTACAGGAAGAAAGGTCAATGATGTGACATTGGCCAAGATTCTTCTTGGTAATGGCGCAAAGGTCAATGTGCAAGATTCTCAAGGCAATACTCCTTTGTATCATGCGATTATGAATAAAAATGGCAAGATGATTAAGCTTTTGCTTGATAATGGTGCAGATATGTATATCAAAAATAAAAGAGGGGATAGTCCTGCAAGATTTATTCTTTCCAAAAAGTCAATGCCCTCTGTGAGTTTTGAAAAAGAAGATTTGATGCTATCGGCTCAATCTTTTTTGCTTGGGCGTAGTGCAGTCACAATCGGTGTTGTCAATAAAACTGCTCAATTTATGAAAGTTTCTCAAATTGCAGTTTATTTTAATGGAAAGCTTGTAGGGGAGTTGCAAGTCAATCAAAATATTGCTCCAAGGGCGACAGTGCCAAATGTTGGAGTGATTAAGCTTCCTACAAGCATCTATCAGAGTTTCAAAATTAGTGAAGAGGGACGCTCTGATGTGAAATATGGGTTGGCTATCGAATATAGCTTAGATGGATCTTCAAAAAGCTTTGAAGATTCTAAAAATGTCGAATTAGTCCTTTGGTAG
- a CDS encoding HIT family protein: protein MEILYAPTRGEYLKNGAREQCVFCAISQDAQNDEKHYVFYRDEICFGVMNLYPYSPGHLMFIPHLHLDSPHLLEEAQWNHLSKLVRQSCEMLYAFGARGINTGINIKSAGGAGIPEHLHWHLVPRFERDTNFMTTIAQTRIYGCQFDEIFTKIQDLSKVFLKS from the coding sequence ATGGAAATCCTATATGCCCCAACAAGAGGTGAATATCTCAAGAATGGAGCTAGAGAGCAATGTGTTTTTTGTGCGATTTCACAAGATGCTCAAAATGATGAAAAGCATTATGTGTTTTATCGTGATGAGATTTGCTTTGGAGTGATGAATCTGTATCCATACTCTCCTGGGCATTTGATGTTTATCCCTCATCTTCATTTAGATTCTCCGCATTTATTGGAAGAAGCGCAATGGAATCATCTTTCAAAATTGGTGCGACAATCTTGTGAGATGCTATATGCATTTGGTGCTCGCGGGATCAATACGGGGATCAATATCAAAAGTGCAGGTGGAGCAGGTATCCCCGAGCATCTTCATTGGCATCTTGTGCCAAGATTTGAGCGTGATACGAATTTTATGACTACAATAGCCCAAACAAGAATCTATGGGTGTCAATTTGATGAAATTTTTACAAAGATTCAAGATTTATCTAAAGTGTTCTTGAAATCATAA
- a CDS encoding Mur ligase family protein yields the protein MNNIWMQILDFVFLFVLAYYLMNNLQWYHYSLKRVLFKHHKVHWHFFYFVFPIVAYALSQYFDQAQVFYLVFCLIYLPLFIYWILKLDKPLKWTGRVWRFFGIFALFACVDCVLKIVYGDLKFSFVLIFVFAILFSNLFEFFLLKCYKKMAQEKLASMTQLKIILITASYGKTSIKNYLFQILKARFSVYATPRSVNTLKGIIADINTNLNPQSDFYIVEAGARQRGDIAEIAEFLNPQYVVIGKIGPQHLEYFKTLDNIVQTKFEALRSNRLRYAIIESSNPLPQELPKGAFQAEAKLLNIQATLGGTTFEMLLKGERHYFETQVLGSFNAYNIALCVEMASQIGMNFLEITNRVKRLQGVEHRLNKSEVGGKIILDDSFNGNLEGMKEAIRIASGHQGRKVIVTPGVIESTDEANCELAREIDQVFDLVIITGELNAKTLSQEIQRAKKILLKDKSAMENTLKASLKEGDLVLFANDAPSYI from the coding sequence TTGAATAATATTTGGATGCAGATTTTGGACTTTGTTTTTTTGTTTGTATTGGCTTATTATCTTATGAACAATCTTCAATGGTATCACTATAGCCTTAAGCGTGTTTTATTTAAGCATCATAAAGTGCATTGGCATTTCTTTTATTTTGTTTTCCCTATTGTTGCCTATGCCTTAAGTCAGTATTTTGATCAAGCTCAAGTGTTTTATCTTGTATTCTGTTTGATCTATTTGCCTCTTTTTATTTATTGGATTTTAAAACTTGATAAACCTCTTAAATGGACAGGAAGGGTATGGAGATTTTTTGGAATCTTTGCTTTGTTTGCGTGTGTTGATTGTGTTTTGAAGATAGTTTATGGGGATTTAAAATTTTCTTTTGTTTTGATTTTTGTTTTTGCAATTCTTTTTTCTAATCTTTTTGAGTTTTTTCTTCTGAAGTGCTATAAGAAAATGGCTCAAGAAAAACTTGCCTCTATGACGCAACTTAAGATTATTTTGATTACGGCAAGTTATGGAAAAACAAGCATTAAAAATTATCTTTTTCAGATTCTTAAAGCTCGATTTTCTGTTTATGCAACTCCAAGGAGTGTTAATACGCTCAAAGGAATCATTGCAGACATCAATACCAATCTAAACCCCCAAAGTGATTTTTATATCGTTGAGGCTGGAGCAAGACAGAGGGGAGATATTGCCGAAATTGCAGAATTTCTCAATCCTCAATATGTTGTAATTGGAAAGATTGGCCCACAACACTTGGAATACTTTAAAACTCTAGATAATATCGTTCAGACAAAGTTTGAGGCTTTGCGATCAAACCGCTTGCGCTATGCAATCATTGAATCTAGCAATCCACTCCCTCAAGAGCTTCCCAAGGGTGCCTTTCAAGCAGAGGCTAAGCTTTTGAATATCCAAGCAACACTGGGTGGAACTACATTTGAAATGTTATTAAAGGGAGAGCGTCATTATTTTGAGACACAAGTTTTGGGGAGTTTTAATGCATATAATATTGCCCTTTGTGTTGAAATGGCAAGCCAAATAGGAATGAATTTTCTTGAGATTACAAATCGTGTCAAACGACTGCAGGGGGTTGAGCATCGATTGAATAAAAGCGAAGTGGGAGGAAAAATCATTTTAGATGATAGTTTCAATGGAAATCTTGAGGGCATGAAAGAAGCGATTCGGATTGCTTCTGGTCATCAGGGGCGCAAGGTGATTGTTACACCTGGTGTAATTGAGAGCACGGATGAGGCAAATTGTGAGCTTGCAAGAGAGATTGATCAAGTTTTTGATCTTGTGATTATCACGGGAGAGCTGAATGCCAAAACTTTGTCTCAAGAAATTCAACGAGCAAAAAAGATACTTTTAAAAGATAAAAGCGCGATGGAGAATACACTCAAAGCTTCCCTAAAAGAGGGGGATTTGGTGCTTTTTGCTAATGATGCTCCAAGCTATATCTAA